From a single Thermothielavioides terrestris NRRL 8126 chromosome 3, complete sequence genomic region:
- a CDS encoding glycoside hydrolase family 3 protein (CAZy_ID 269864) has product MRMHSALLKQTQASAYSLALQALLAAGSSCPSSGSNGTGPYNASISYLGCYPDYTTRVLQGGVIYVGVGNTPQYCADLCGSHGYRYAAVEYYTQCFCGNTIVGNPPKADESQCDAPCHLEPSLACGGTYYHMNLYNISNPAPTITPLNKFTPVCQTSPLCSSPACNTSLPIADRVRWLVGQLTLQEKITNLVDGASGSARVGLPPYEWWSEALHGVAASPGVTFAGPNGTAFSYATSFPMPITISAAFDDDLVSQIAAVVGREGRAFANHGLSGFDFWTPNINPFRDPRWGRGPETPGEDAFRIQQYIRHLIPGLQGSDPLDKQIIATCKHYAVYDVETGRYEYDYDPQPHDLAEYYLAPFKTCVRDVGIGSVMCSYNAVDGIPACASEYLLQSVLRDHWGFTEPYQYVVSDCDAVRFIYSPHNFTDSPAAAAAVALNAGTDLECGSTYLNLNQSLASNMTTEAALDRALTRLYTALHTIGFFDGSARYGGLGWDAVGTGDAQVLAYQAAVDGAVLLKNEKSLLPLDSKRLRKLAVIGPWANATTQMQGNYFGQAAYLVSPLAAFQSAWGADNVLFANGTGIAGNSTAGFAAALAAAKAADAVVFLGGVDNSVESESLDRTAISWPGNQLDLIAQLAAVGKPLVVVQCGGGQLDDSALLANPRVGALLWAGYPGQAGGAAIADLLTGKQAPAGRLPVTQYAASYTSEVSLFDPSLRPRRSGGSKSHSTFPGRTYKWYTGKPVLPFGYGLHYTTFRTAWADEPRGRAYDIAGLFPANTTTTSSAFSAADTYPVLNVSVTVTNTGRGASDYVGLLFLRTRNAGPAPYPNKWLVGYARARGLAPGSSARLELAVALGSLARADEDGRRVVYPGDYELLFDVDGALPPARFALRGPSRTVDALPLPAKSYAFSVPVHTEPPTYGGGR; this is encoded by the exons ATGCGGATGCACAGCGCCCTTCTGAAGCAGACACAGGCTTCGGCCTACAGTTTGGCCCTTCAAGCTTTGCTTGCTGCCGGCTCCAGCTGCCCAAGCAGTGGCTCAAACGGAACTGGCCCGTACAATGCGAGCATCAGCTACCTTGGCTGCTACCCGGACTACACCACCCGGGTGCTCCAAGGCGGCGTGATCTACGTCGGCGTGGGAAACACACCCCAGTACTGCGCTGACTTGTGCGGCAGCCATGGCTACCGTTATGCGGCCGTCGAATACTACAC CCAATGCTTCTGCGGCAACACCATTGTAGGCAATCCTCCCAAGGCGGACGAGAGCCAATGCGACGCGCCATGCCACTTGGAACCGTCTCTCGCGTGTGGAGGAACATACTATCA CATGAACCTGTACAACATTTCCAACCCGGCGCCAACCATCACGCCACTCAACAAGTTCACGCCCGTGTGCCAGACCAGCCCGCTgtgctcgtcgccggcctgcaaCACGTCGCTGCCCATCGCTGACCGCGTGCGCTGGCTGGTCGGCCAGCTGACGCTGCAAGAGAAGATCACCAACCTGGTCGACGGCGCGTCCGGCTCCGCCCGGGTCGGCCTCCCCCCATACGAGTGGTGGAGCGAGGCGCTGCACGGCGTGGCGGCCAGCCCGGGCGTCACGTTCGCGGGGCCGAACGGCACGGCTTTCAGCTACGCGACCAGCTTCCCCATGCCCATCACGATCTCCGCCGCGTTCGACGACGATCTGGTATCCCAGATCGCCGCCGTGGTAGGGCGCGAGGGCCGCGCGTTTGCCAACCACGGCCTCTCGGGCTTCGACTTCTGGACGCCCAACATCAACCCGTTCCGCGACCCGCGCTGGGGCCGCGGGCCGGAGACGCCCGGCGAGGACGCCTTCCGCATCCAGCAGTACATCCGCCACCTGATACCCGGCCTGCAGGGCAGCGATCCGCTGGACAAGCAGATCATAGCCACCTGCAAGCACTACGCGGTCTACGACGTCGAGACGGGCCGGTACGAGTACGACTACGACCCGCAGCCGCACGACCTGGCCGAGTACTACCTGGCGCCGTTCAAGACGTGCGTGCGTGATGTCGGCATCGGCAGCGTCATGTGCTCGTACAACGCCGTCGACGGGATCCCCGCGTGTGCCAGCGAGTATCTGCTCCAGAGTGTCCTGCGGGACCACTGGGGCTTCACGGAGCCGTACCAGTACGTCGTCTCGGACTGCGACGCGGTCCGGTTCATCTACTCGCCGCACAACTTCACCGacagcccggcggcggcggcggcggtggcgctcAACGCGGGTACGGACTTGGAGTGCGGCTCGACCTACCTGAACCTGAACCAGTCGCTGGCCTCCAACATGACGACCGAGGCCGCGTTGGACAGGGCCCTGACGCGGCTGTACACCGCGCTGCACACGATCGGCTTCTTCGACGGCAGCGCGCGGTAcggcgggctgggctgggaCGCCGTCGGCACGGGCGACGCGCAGGTCCTCGCGTACCAGGCTGCCGTGGACGGCGCAGTGCTGCTGAAAAACGAAAAGAGCCTTCTTCCGCTCGACAGCAAGCGGCTGCGCAAGCTGGCCGTCATCGGGCCCTGGGCGAACGCCACGACGCAGATGCAGGGCAACTACTTCGGCCAGGCCGCCTACCTTGTCAGCCCGCTCGCCGCGTTCCAGAGCGCCTGGGGCGCCGACAATGTGCTCTTCGCCAACGGCACCGGCATCGCGGGCAACTCGACGGCCGggttcgccgccgcgctggccgcagccaaggccgccgacgccgtcgtcttcctcggcggcgtcgacaaCTCGGTCGAGTCGGAGAGCCTCGACCGCACCGCCATCTCGTGGCCGGGCAACCAGCTCGACCTGATCGCGCAGCTCGCAGCCGTCGGCAagccgctcgtcgtcgtgcagtgcggcggcggccagctcgacgacagcgcgctgctggccaaccCGCGCGTGGGTGCGCTGCTCTGGGCCGGCTACCCGGgccaggcgggcggcgccgccatcgccgaccTGCTGACGGGCAAgcaggcgccggcgggccggctGCCCGTCACGCAGTACGCGGCCAGCTACACGAGCGAGGTCAGCCTGTTTGACCCATCGCTGCGtccccgccgcagcggcggcagcaagaGCCACAGCACCTTCCCGGGCCGCACCTACAAGTGGTACACCGGCAAGCCTGTCCTGCCCTTCGGCTACGGGCTGCACTACACCACGTTCCGCACCGCGTGGGCCGACgagccgcgcggccgcgcctaCGACATCGCCGGGCTCTTCCCcgccaacaccaccaccacctcctccgccttctccgccgcgGACACATACCCCGTCCTCAACGTCTCAGTAACCGTAACCAACACGGGCCGGGGCGCATCCGACTACGTAGGCCTGCTCTTCCTGCGCACGCGCAacgccggcccggcgccctACCCGAACAAGTGGCTGGTAGGCTacgcgcgggcgcgcgggcTGGCGCCGGGGAGTTCGGCGCGGCTGGAGCTGGCGGTGGCGCTGGGCTCGCTGGCGCgcgcggacgaggacggccgcCGCGTGGTCTACCCGGGCGACTACGAGCTGCTGTTCGATGTGGACggggcgctgccgccggcgcggttcGCGCTGCGCGGGCCGAGTAGGACCGTGGATGCGCTGCCCCTGCCGGCGAAGAGTTATGCGTTTAGTGTGCCGGTGCATACCGAGCCGCCGACGTACGGCGGGGGGAGGTGA